DNA sequence from the Malus domestica chromosome 06, GDT2T_hap1 genome:
TTCAatctatactaaaacccaaaaacaactGAATTAATGTTCATAAGAACAGTGTAGTTCCGATTTTGCCCTTGCTTAGtttgttttatttcatttctgCCAAAATCTCAGTTGGTGCCTTTATCTGGCGCTACTCCTGATTTACACGTGCTGGTGATGTACACGTGTTCGTAAtcttgaaagaagaagaaggacggGAAAGCCGACCTTTTTCCCTTTTGCTTCCAGAAACAATGAGCTCTCTCTCACAGAAACCACAAGCTCTATTCTTCCCTGTTTTTCTTCTCAGCATCTTACAAAACTACTTCTTTCTTCATATTCTCTTTGTGTGTCTTCCTTCCCGACTCCCACTGTCTTCCTTCCCGACTCGAGTCATCGGGTAAAACTCATATTCTTCCCTGATTTCGACTTCTCTTTAACTCTTGATCTTCACCATGCAGTCACCAGCCTATCTACCGAGTTGTACCAGAAAGACATACCATTTTCTCATTAAGCTCATACAGGTATTAAAATTTTTGCTGTGTTTTTCCAAAAATTAGTGaaaaagtttcaatcttttcCTTACCCACGTCAATGAAACTCGAAATAATTTGTGGGTTTCTCTTTTTGTGTAATTTTATTTGCCGGGTTTATTTCTTCGTTGATTTTTATTCgaaaatcaaaacaatttaTGGGTCTTTTGTTGTctctaaaaaaatgtgaaaaagtttcaatttttttcgatACTAGCATCAATGGAACTTGAAAACAAATTGTCGTTTTGTACTTTTAGTGGATTTTAATTGTGGGTTTTTGATTTGCAGAATGCGGAAGTCAATGAATACGAAGAAGGGGTTGAACCAACACTGGAATTTGTGATGACAAAGAAGGACATAACTGGGAGTGGAGCTCCGGCTACTCTGCTGGTTTTTAATAATGAGGTTGGATTTTCCAGGAAGAATATGGATTCGATCTGCAGTGTAGGACGTTCTACAAAGAAGGGGAAGAGACATCAGGGCTTTATTGGAGAAAAAGGTAAATTAAAGGGTTATATATAAacttattttcaatttaaaCAACATCCTATATATTTTCATACTGCATGTGTGGGTAACCTCAAACAGATatgtcaaacattttttttcttctaaattgTTGTAGTGTTTCCATTTTTTGGTGCAGAGCTCCACGATTGGCTAGCGTGAATCTTGGTATCTTCATATGCATGCAATGTTCAGGGATCCACATGGCTCCCATAGCAGGTTGCATATCTTTTATCAAATCTAAATTAACCTACACTTAATTAATATAGTAGGGAAGAATAAAAATGAAGAGCTACGGAACAACACTGTTGCTTATGAACAGTGTTTTAAAGCAAaatgggttttagtatatattgaATTTTGGCACTTGGGTATTGATCTGGTTAGAAAGTTTAGTGATTGGTTTGCTTTGTCGCATAAATCAAACCCTCTTATCGAAAAAATTGAAGCTCATGAGGGGATTGAACTAATTTCATGCTTAAGTTTGTTGAGGCCACAGATTTCATTTTAGCGAAAATAGATGGGGAAATGCTGCTACGATATTTTCCTTTAGGTATGTTCAACGGAATTGTTGTTTCGTGTTTGATGCGAATGTTGATTAAGTTGTTTGATTTCTGTGTTTAAAGACAGCATTGATGCAAGCATGCCGATATGGACATTGGGAAGTTGTACAGACCCTCTTGCTCTTCGGATGCaatgtaattttttgttctCATTGGTTTTGTGTTTGATAAGTCAGTGAGCACAATGAAAGATTCAAGAGATGTTATCAGTGGTTTTTAAGTGCATTAATGTTGTATGTAAAAGTAGGGCATATATTGACTGGGGTTAAGTTCATAGATCAGATTTCTCTCTGATCTATGAATTTTTCATTCGAATAGGCAGGCCTTTGCAGAGGAAATGCTCATGTCTGTCTTTTAAGGATTTCTTCCAAATATTTAGATATGTGGTCTGCACTTTGAGTCCTACTATACATCAATCCATTTTAAGGATTTCTTCCAAATATTTAGATATGTATAATTGATTTGTAGCTTTCAGGTCCTGCATATGGTAGTAAGCATTAAGCAGTCAAAAGAAAGAGCTGTAAATATTCTATGCATATTGTATATTTTCCATGCAACTGCTTATGCCTATTCAGGTTGGTTCTCTTCCTCTCTAAGGCTGAATCATATGGCCTTGCTGCAATAAACTATTGACCATATGCTTTAACTTTTTCATCACAATTTGTGGCAGTTGTTAGGGTTTCTACGGAGGTAAAAAAAGATGTGGAATTAATGTTGGTTGTAGATATTTCGTTTGAAGTGACCCCCACCAAATttcatttgaaattaatttggGTATTTTTAAAGGAACGAATGTTTGTTGGTGGCCGTCTATAGATCAtggatttttctttatttatttatttataatatttaaacTTCCTAAGATTTGGATTTATGTTTGGTAGTTTTCTGATTCATGTTTGtatttcgatttttgaattttgaattgcaATTTGCGGGTGTGTGAATCGTAAGTTTAGCATTTCAAGGCATATAGGATACGAACTTATGTTGATAATAGTTAGGTGGGATTAGAGGAGACAATTGGTGAAGGAAATTGGGATTGAATTTGGTTTGCAGCGAATCAAGTGGTTCTTAGTGAAACCCTTTTCCTGGTTTGCTTATACTTTTCATTGAAAAGGTTTTTACTATTTTTGTgtatgttgaccctaaaaactaccaagcctacgtggcgcgcaggccgagtaatctataagctaactacgtccttcggtgattgcggggcgtgccaactcgtcggccgagctcggccaaggagtaaatttgttgatgttgcgttaggtcgcgctactgacttctgcgtcttgcgattgcggtcgagaaaggaacacgtctcggcctcttgggctctcgaacctgaagataaggttactattcttacgaagttcaatatcaaattcggctttcaatgtgccgaatgtaataactgtaacacctcactttgccgagaaggctaatgagatgacctcgaccaataagggttCAGagacccttctcgaccgagacttggataggtaatcaaccgttctcgccgcagtgctgttgatgccaacggaagatactgcgagaccgattgattctacggtgacagagctatctatgccgacttaagatatcaccggttgcttccacagtgctgttgatggcaacggaagatgtgtcagcgaaaaaggaaaaagaaaatctcaaagttgttgagagagtttgcacagggcagtttttgtattgatttgcaggggcctGGGATGATGTgcaacctcttctatttatagcaatggctccccccaaggtcgagttagaaacctactcggactaggttttcTTTCCCTGATCAGCATCAACTCGACCAGTACTACCTTCACTAggactgtgaacctagtcctttacctgagccggattcgcttccgggtcctgccgagactccttattgcactaggattcgacctcttgcgttatgacctagtcgacctaggtttggaggcccacgtactgaacgatctgtggtattcttgtcgcaaggcctcccgggccgagaatgaccctacactcggcccaaactgttattttgggcccaaacattgccccctcgcttctgaggtcctcggcctgaattCTTTGGCagagtttcggccttgaagaagcgaatctgtCACTCAGAACCCTAATgcccgagttccaaggcgcatttattgaacacgattgcacgatcttgatcctgctaaccaaACTTGCCACGTGGCGTCCTTTAATACGGCCAACCCCAATGATGACGTCCAAGGCGTGCGGCTGCCTGAACCGTCGACATTATGACCACTATCTCAGTTCGTGAGCCCACTTGTCATCGTGCAGGCGTCGAAACGTCTTCCGCCATTAATTTCGTcgtcacacgcaatcgtgcgcccCAACATCTGAAaccttcggtcttctcaactacatttcccaaatgttcatcatgatcaacgattctttcggtcgattttgcccctttgttttgaatttcaaacgatTACCCTTCCTGccaaaagcctataaatactgaAAATCTCTCATTCGCACTTTACGCTCCCAAAACTTTCTGAAAAACTCTCGCTCTTATTTTCCAGCACCTTTCTTTTTCAAGTCTTCGTCTTCAAATCTCCCTACCTAGAAAACCCTTTTACACCGtgcttccttcttacaatggcgtccttcatctccaagctttccaaggaatgtgaccagcatcagaagattcttgatcggagctcgatcaagactatacggtttgaaagtgacatgagcACCATCCACCAAATCTTGGGCCCTCTCTTCAAAGCAACCGTACCATCAACTATCACCGAACTTCTTCAGGAACACTGCTTGTCACCCTTGttccaagggtttgaatggtcaagATGGGAGGCAGCGAAACCCCAAGGCTCCTGGCTTTCGACCACTacaacctgggcagcctgggtcgtCCGAATGGAGAAgctcttcggcgagcaatggaaagtCCTCGGCCTTTACGACGCCATCCTTCTTTCATCTATGGACATCGTTctcgacaaggagcttctcctagccgccttatgcttctggtgttcggccaccaacaccatggttcTCCCCCTTGGTCCTATCGGCCCCACCATTCTTGATGTCACTGCCATCTTGGGGACTTCAGCAACTGGAATCCCCATCGATGCTGCCCTCTCCGGATATCGGTCGAATCTCGACCTGAAGACACTTTTCGACCGACGAGCTTTTGAGACGTTGAGTCGTGAGGGTCATATCCCCTCAAAAGAAGACGTTCAGAaactccacaagaacttcttcaactacaacaccctctatctccatttcgctggccgaggagaagaggccCTGCGGGAAGGGGAACATGAAGCTTTCCTtttctactggtacaacaagtacatttgttgtaccaaatcgaACAAATGCCTGGTCGAGAATATGCCAGTGGCCGAGGCCCTGGCTAGCGGTCATGTTCTGGCACTTGGCCCCAACATCTTGGCCCACCTCTTCCGTTGCCTGGCTGAGACGACCCTGCACAAAATTGACCCATACCAGAATGGTCCTCTCTAGGTCTTTCTACTCTGGCTCCAAGTGTATTTCGCCTCATTTCGGCCAGCAATCGTCGATTTCTCACCCACATAGGCGTTTGGACCTCAGCTGGCCTCTCGACCAATACCCCCTCACCGAGCCGaagaaatatttaaattctttttCGCCCTCGACGATCTCTCCAACGATGAGTTCCTGATATGTCGTCGTCGGGCATATCCTTCCTCGGTCAGGCTACCTATATCGGCGTGGAGCGCAGATGAAGACGCCGACCTTCGTCAGTCCTGGGGGTCATTCGTGCTTGCTCGCGACCTCCCCCTCGGTTGCGATGGAAAACGAGCGGGTTGGGAAGTATATCATCCCAACTTCTTTGCTCGGCAgcttggctacctccaaggt
Encoded proteins:
- the LOC103428488 gene encoding protein NO VEIN-like, which gives rise to MQSPAYLPSCTRKTYHFLIKLIQNAEVNEYEEGVEPTLEFVMTKKDITGSGAPATLLVFNNEVGFSRKNMDSICSVGRSTKKGKRHQGFIGEKELHDWLA